A single window of Hymenobacter sp. APR13 DNA harbors:
- the gcvH gene encoding glycine cleavage system protein GcvH: MNLPADLKYTKEHEWIRVEGDVAYIGITDHAQKELGDIVYVDIDTLDKEVAQNEVFGTVEAVKTVSDLFSPITGTVLEINSQLDGSPETVNSDPYGDGWMVKMSIANPSELDSLLSAEVYGELVGA; the protein is encoded by the coding sequence ATGAATCTGCCCGCTGACCTGAAGTACACGAAAGAGCACGAATGGATTCGTGTGGAAGGTGACGTTGCCTACATCGGCATCACCGACCACGCCCAGAAAGAGCTTGGCGACATCGTGTATGTTGACATCGACACGCTCGACAAGGAAGTTGCCCAGAACGAGGTCTTCGGCACCGTGGAAGCCGTGAAAACCGTTTCCGACCTGTTCAGCCCCATTACTGGCACCGTACTGGAAATCAACAGCCAGCTCGACGGCAGCCCCGAAACCGTCAACTCCGACCCCTACGGCGACGGCTGGATGGTGAAAATGTCGATTGCCAACCCTTCGGAGCTGGACTCGCTGCTGTCGGCCGAAGTATACGGCGAGCTGGTAGGTGCCTAG
- a CDS encoding VanZ family protein produces MPSLPGLTQQSAPPRPRRRPLVGLPLAWAALVLVLTLTPSADMPVVPPWELISFDTAAHAGVFVVLAALVVFSARRQTRWPALRRHAYTVVLLGCVAFGLLIELLQTTMALGRHGEWSDAISDALGAAIGLGLAYATRRWWQ; encoded by the coding sequence GTGCCTAGCCTTCCCGGTCTGACCCAACAATCCGCGCCGCCCAGGCCTCGCCGCCGGCCCCTTGTGGGCCTGCCGCTGGCCTGGGCGGCGCTGGTGTTGGTGCTCACCCTCACGCCCTCCGCCGATATGCCGGTGGTGCCGCCCTGGGAGCTGATATCCTTCGATACGGCGGCCCACGCGGGCGTATTCGTGGTGCTGGCCGCCTTGGTGGTGTTTTCGGCGCGGCGCCAGACCCGGTGGCCGGCGCTGCGGCGGCACGCCTACACGGTAGTGCTGCTGGGCTGCGTGGCCTTTGGCCTGCTGATTGAGCTGCTGCAGACAACCATGGCCCTGGGCCGCCACGGCGAGTGGTCCGACGCCATCAGCGACGCGCTGGGAGCGGCTATTGGCCTGGGGCTGGCCTACGCCACCCGCCGCTGGTGGCAGTAG